The Parus major isolate Abel chromosome 24, Parus_major1.1, whole genome shotgun sequence genome contains a region encoding:
- the POU2AF1 gene encoding POU domain class 2-associating factor 1: MHWQKSSASEQQPQPRPYQGVRVKEPVKELLKRKRGNIHNSAATAATTVSLPHQPVPSYSPMGQPCIDMDAAGPALPGPEEGALASGWIPQPSPSSLQPLAQWSPYPEYVSHEAGSCPYTADMYVQPVCPSYTLVGPSSVLTYTSQPLITNFAPRSTTPAVVPPLEVTEQQPPLTYFPWAQPLSALPASTLQYPAASSSLPGPQLVPVPISIPEPAPQELEDARRAIGALPIEKLLLEDEDNDTYVLSRALSVEGL; this comes from the exons cttctgcctcagagcagcagccacagcctcgCCCCTACCAAGGTGTCAGAGTGAAGGAGCCGgtgaaggagctgctgaagaggaaaagggggaaCATCCATAATTCTGCTGCAACTGCAGCTACAACG GTTTCTTTGCCCCATCAGCCAGTCCCCTCCTACTCACCCATGG GCCAGCCTTGCATTGACATGGAcgctgctggccctgctctgcctggcccAGAGGAAGGAGCTCTGGCCTCTGGATGGAtcccccagccctctcccagctccctgcagcccctggctcaGTGGAGCCCTTACCCTGAGTACGTGTCCCACGAGGCTGGCAGCTGTCCCTACACAGCAGATATGTACGTGCAGCCTGTGTGTCCCAGCTACACCCTGGTGGGACCCTCCTCCGTCCTCACCTACACCTCCCAGCCTCTCATCACCAATTTTGCA ccccgcaGCACCACCCCGGCCGTGGTGCCACCGCTGGAGGTGACggagcagcagccacccctGACGTATTTCCCGTGGGCACAGCCCCTGTCTGCCCTGCCAGCCTCCACCCTGCAGtaccctgcagcctcctcctcgCTGCCTGGGCCCCAGCTGGTGCCTGTGCCCATCTCCATCCCCGAGCCAGCCCCgcaggagctggaggatgcCCGGCGAGCCATCGGCGCCCTGCCCATCGAGAAGCTGCTCCTGGAAGATGAAGACAATGATACGTACGTGTTAAGCCGTGCTCTCTCTGTCGAAGGGCTTTAG